The proteins below are encoded in one region of Streptomyces roseirectus:
- a CDS encoding DUF418 domain-containing protein, with protein sequence MNEIEKTEKTPLPAPPGSEPRVPVGRLVGVDLARALAVFGMFAVHVGPMPTPGGGVGDWVLELASGRASALFAMLAGFSLTLIAGRLQPKTGLAGRQARARILIRAGVLLVVGSLLAMTNFGGAGILNFYAVYFLLALPLLRLPARALATIAVTLAVVTPQLAFALRALLDESTVRAIDSYDPLARLSGVGVLDLTLTGLYPALTWMTFVVTGMAVGRLDLASGAVRRGLAVTGAALIAFGYGVSWLVLRVTGGAGEIVSRMPAKDDFAAAKGAFDSPVGSQLWGPDAWGLLAAEPHTGSTFDLVGSLGIAITVLLCATVALERLAWLRRVAGPVIAVGTMSLTLYVGHILVILALPGEAATPPESAGAGLLFCFIAGAVLFAGVWSRFFRRGPLEHLLNLATKPASALR encoded by the coding sequence GTGAACGAGATCGAGAAGACCGAGAAGACGCCGTTACCAGCACCGCCCGGCTCCGAACCCCGGGTGCCGGTGGGGCGGTTGGTCGGGGTGGACCTGGCGCGGGCGCTGGCCGTGTTCGGGATGTTCGCCGTGCACGTGGGGCCGATGCCGACGCCCGGCGGGGGCGTCGGGGACTGGGTGCTTGAGCTGGCGAGCGGGCGGGCGTCGGCGTTGTTCGCGATGCTCGCCGGGTTCTCGCTGACGCTGATCGCCGGGCGTCTCCAGCCGAAGACCGGGCTGGCCGGGAGGCAGGCGCGGGCGCGGATCCTGATCCGGGCCGGGGTCCTGCTGGTGGTGGGCAGCCTGCTGGCCATGACCAACTTCGGCGGGGCGGGGATCCTCAACTTCTACGCCGTGTACTTCCTGCTCGCCCTGCCGCTGCTGCGCCTGCCCGCCCGCGCCCTCGCGACGATCGCCGTCACGCTCGCGGTCGTCACCCCGCAACTGGCGTTCGCCCTGCGGGCGTTGCTCGACGAGTCGACTGTGCGCGCCATCGACTCCTACGACCCGCTCGCGCGCCTGTCCGGCGTGGGCGTGCTGGACCTGACGCTCACCGGGCTGTACCCGGCGCTCACCTGGATGACGTTCGTCGTCACCGGTATGGCGGTGGGCCGGCTCGATCTGGCGTCGGGCGCGGTGCGGCGCGGCCTCGCGGTGACCGGCGCGGCGCTGATCGCGTTCGGGTACGGCGTCTCGTGGCTGGTGCTGCGGGTGACCGGGGGCGCGGGCGAGATCGTGAGCAGGATGCCGGCGAAGGACGATTTCGCGGCGGCGAAGGGGGCCTTCGACTCGCCGGTCGGCTCTCAGTTGTGGGGGCCGGACGCGTGGGGGCTGCTGGCGGCCGAGCCGCACACCGGGTCGACGTTCGACCTCGTCGGCAGTCTGGGGATCGCGATCACCGTGCTGCTGTGCGCGACGGTGGCGCTGGAGCGGCTGGCGTGGCTGCGCCGGGTGGCGGGGCCGGTCATCGCCGTCGGCACGATGTCGCTGACTCTCTATGTGGGCCACATCCTGGTCATCCTCGCGCTGCCGGGCGAGGCGGCGACCCCGCCCGAGTCGGCGGGCGCCGGGCTGCTGTTCTGCTTCATCGCTGGTGCCGTTCTGTTCGCCGGGGTGTGGTCGCGTTTCTTCCGGCGCGGGCCGCTGGAGCACCTGTTGAACCTGGCCACCAAGCCGGCGTCCGCGCTCCGCTGA
- a CDS encoding YciI family protein — MAKYLLLKHYRGAPASVNDVPMSEWTPEEVTAHIQYMRDFAAKLEKTGEFVGEQALAPEGTWVRYDGEGRPPVTDGPFAETKDLIAGWMIIDVASYDRAVELAGELSAAPGAGGRTIHEWLELRPFLTEPPTATH, encoded by the coding sequence ATGGCCAAGTACCTGCTGCTGAAGCACTACCGGGGCGCCCCCGCCTCGGTCAACGACGTCCCCATGAGCGAGTGGACGCCCGAGGAGGTCACCGCCCACATCCAGTACATGCGGGATTTCGCCGCCAAGCTGGAGAAGACCGGCGAGTTCGTCGGCGAGCAGGCCCTCGCCCCCGAAGGCACCTGGGTCCGCTACGACGGCGAAGGCCGCCCACCCGTCACCGACGGCCCCTTCGCCGAGACCAAGGACCTCATCGCCGGCTGGATGATCATCGACGTCGCCAGTTACGACCGCGCCGTCGAACTGGCCGGCGAACTCTCGGCGGCCCCCGGCGCGGGCGGCCGGACCATCCACGAGTGGCTGGAACTACGCCCCTTCCTGACCGAGCCGCCCACCGCCACGCACTGA
- a CDS encoding AfsR/SARP family transcriptional regulator, which translates to MRVTEFLLLGTVELRGPDGVLVELGPAKRRTVLAALLVDAGRWVTVETLIDRVWGEDVPAQARPSLYAHVARIRRSLAEAGPAPRLRRGPGGYLLDVPPDRVDVLRFRQVVERARKQECGPAERAVLLRQALGWWRGEPLAGLSGAWVRRTRESWGQERVEAALEWAEAEYRTGRHAGVIGELTALAAEHPFVEPLTAALMRALQAAGRAPEALACFAVLQKRLAEELGTDPGAEVRRVHQAILRGEPVLSAEAAVPAQLPLEVRGFTGRTRELARLDGILATAGRQPVVVSAVSGTAGVGKTALVVHWAHRVADRFPDGQLYVNLRGFDPSGAAVTPDQAVRDFLDALGCPAQRVPADLQARASLYRSLLAGRRVLVVLDNARDADQVRPLLPGSPGCLAVVTSRDRLAGLVVAEGAHPLALDLLSPAEARALLGRRLGADRVAAEPDAVEEIVARCARLPLALAVATARAAAHPGFPLAAVAAELRESHGSLDAFTGGDLTTDVRAVFSWSHDALTPVQARLFALLGLAPGPDIALFALASLAGLPRPATRAAVRALENLHLVEEQEPGRWRMHDLVRLYAADRGRQDLAPGDREAALRRLTGSYLHTVCAALRLMPLDDMPPVLGDPAPGCLPQPLATQAEAVRWLTRELPNLLAAQRLATERGWRRFVWQFAWSLDQFYGLLGHVHDRVAMWRAALAALGDDDPPDVRMRVHRRLGHAANHAGFHDEARTHLARALDLAEQADDHPNQARVHIALAQTYGQQDRLREALEHSGRALRLLRELDLPATKAAALNAVGWYEARLGRYGPARVHCEAALPLARASGHESIEADILDSLGYIAHHTGRHTEAVAHYRLAVTRYRRSGSDPWVADTLDRLGLAYAALGRPTQARAAWTESAAMYEAQHRTAPAERVRHRLDRLGSADDEDDGEEGYGADDERDGWTGAGA; encoded by the coding sequence GTGCGCGTGACGGAATTCCTGCTGCTGGGCACGGTCGAGTTACGGGGCCCGGACGGTGTGCTGGTGGAGCTGGGTCCGGCCAAGCGGCGCACGGTGCTGGCGGCGCTGCTGGTGGACGCCGGTCGCTGGGTGACGGTGGAGACGCTGATCGACCGGGTGTGGGGCGAGGACGTGCCCGCGCAGGCGCGTCCGTCGCTGTACGCGCACGTCGCGCGGATCCGCCGGTCGCTGGCGGAGGCGGGCCCGGCGCCGAGGCTGCGGCGCGGTCCGGGCGGGTACCTGCTCGACGTGCCGCCCGACCGGGTCGACGTCCTGCGGTTCCGGCAGGTGGTGGAGCGGGCCCGCAAGCAGGAGTGCGGGCCCGCCGAGCGGGCGGTGCTGCTGCGTCAGGCGCTCGGGTGGTGGCGCGGTGAGCCGCTGGCGGGGCTGTCCGGGGCGTGGGTGCGGCGCACCCGGGAGAGCTGGGGTCAGGAGCGCGTCGAGGCGGCGCTGGAGTGGGCCGAGGCCGAGTACCGCACGGGCCGGCACGCCGGGGTGATCGGGGAGCTGACGGCGCTGGCCGCCGAGCATCCGTTCGTCGAGCCGCTGACGGCGGCGCTGATGCGGGCGTTGCAGGCGGCGGGGCGGGCTCCGGAGGCGCTGGCCTGTTTCGCCGTCCTGCAGAAGCGGCTGGCCGAGGAGCTGGGCACGGATCCGGGCGCCGAGGTGCGGCGCGTGCACCAGGCGATCCTGCGGGGTGAGCCGGTGCTGTCCGCCGAGGCGGCCGTCCCGGCGCAACTGCCGTTGGAGGTACGGGGGTTCACCGGCCGGACGCGGGAGCTGGCGCGGCTGGACGGGATCCTGGCGACGGCGGGGCGGCAGCCGGTGGTGGTCTCGGCGGTGTCGGGGACGGCGGGGGTGGGCAAGACGGCGCTGGTGGTGCACTGGGCGCACCGGGTCGCGGACCGTTTCCCGGACGGGCAGTTGTATGTGAACCTGCGCGGCTTCGACCCGTCCGGGGCGGCCGTGACGCCCGATCAGGCGGTGCGGGACTTCCTGGACGCGCTGGGCTGTCCGGCGCAGCGGGTCCCGGCGGACCTCCAGGCGCGGGCGAGCCTGTACCGGAGTCTGCTCGCCGGGCGGCGGGTGCTGGTGGTGCTGGACAACGCCCGGGACGCCGACCAGGTCCGCCCGCTGCTGCCCGGCTCCCCCGGCTGTCTGGCCGTGGTCACCAGCCGGGACCGGCTCGCGGGCCTCGTCGTCGCCGAGGGCGCCCACCCGCTGGCCCTGGACCTGCTCTCGCCGGCCGAGGCGCGCGCCCTGCTGGGCCGGCGGCTCGGCGCGGACCGGGTCGCGGCCGAGCCGGACGCCGTCGAGGAGATCGTCGCCCGGTGCGCACGGCTCCCGCTGGCGCTGGCCGTCGCCACGGCCCGCGCGGCGGCCCACCCCGGTTTTCCCCTGGCGGCCGTCGCGGCGGAGCTGCGCGAGAGCCACGGCAGTCTCGACGCGTTCACCGGCGGTGATCTCACCACGGACGTGCGGGCCGTGTTCTCGTGGTCGCACGACGCCCTCACGCCCGTGCAGGCGCGGCTGTTCGCGCTGCTGGGGCTGGCTCCCGGCCCCGACATCGCTCTGTTCGCGCTCGCCTCGCTGGCCGGGCTGCCGCGACCCGCGACCCGGGCGGCGGTGCGGGCGCTGGAGAACCTGCACCTCGTGGAGGAGCAGGAGCCCGGACGGTGGCGGATGCACGACCTCGTGCGCCTGTACGCCGCCGACCGGGGCCGCCAGGACCTCGCGCCCGGCGACCGGGAGGCGGCGCTGCGCCGGCTGACCGGGTCCTACCTGCACACCGTGTGCGCGGCCCTGCGGCTGATGCCGCTGGACGACATGCCGCCCGTCCTCGGCGACCCCGCCCCTGGCTGTCTGCCGCAGCCGCTGGCCACCCAGGCGGAGGCGGTGCGCTGGCTGACCCGTGAGCTGCCCAACCTGCTGGCCGCGCAGCGCCTGGCGACCGAGCGGGGCTGGCGGCGGTTCGTGTGGCAGTTCGCCTGGAGCCTGGACCAGTTCTACGGCCTGCTGGGGCACGTCCACGACCGGGTCGCGATGTGGCGGGCCGCCCTCGCCGCCCTCGGCGACGACGATCCGCCGGACGTCCGCATGCGGGTCCACCGGCGCCTCGGGCACGCCGCCAACCACGCCGGTTTCCACGACGAGGCCCGCACGCACCTCGCCCGCGCCCTCGACCTCGCCGAACAGGCCGACGACCACCCGAACCAGGCCCGCGTCCACATCGCGCTCGCGCAGACGTACGGACAGCAGGACCGGCTGCGCGAGGCACTGGAGCACTCCGGGCGCGCCCTGCGGCTGCTGCGCGAGCTGGACCTGCCGGCGACGAAGGCCGCCGCGCTCAACGCGGTCGGCTGGTACGAGGCCCGGCTCGGCCGGTACGGGCCGGCCCGCGTCCACTGCGAGGCCGCGCTGCCGCTCGCCCGCGCCTCGGGGCACGAGAGCATCGAGGCCGACATCCTCGACAGCCTCGGCTACATCGCCCACCACACCGGCCGCCACACCGAGGCCGTGGCCCACTACCGGCTCGCCGTCACCCGCTACCGCCGCTCCGGCTCCGACCCCTGGGTCGCCGACACCCTCGACCGCCTGGGCCTCGCCTACGCCGCCCTCGGCCGTCCCACCCAGGCCCGCGCCGCCTGGACGGAGTCCGCCGCGATGTACGAGGCCCAGCACCGCACCGCCCCCGCCGAACGCGTCCGCCACCGTCTCGACCGGCTCGGTTCTGCCGACGACGAGGACGACGGCGAGGAGGGCTACGGGGCCGACGACGAGCGGGACGGCTGGACCGGCGCCGGGGCTTAG
- a CDS encoding helix-turn-helix domain-containing protein, with protein MSNAHLPAQDRFAFWADLVSTQLARMRLTSPIASRDFVARASLTQAGPVRVAWFRSPPAHLSRTWADVRADDPGVYQLMLVTGGAPLWIQQRRQDSGLLHGALTLFDLSEPFCGSVPDRGHDTEVIIAQIPHTALPLPVDRARRALALPFAASGIGGILADHMTSIRTHGPDCDPRDLERMGLLTADLAGALIARRLDAYPQLPPQTRQDVMRARILAFIDLNLADPDLDPAAIAAFHHLSLRTLHTLFHRHDEGTVAALIRRRRLERCRTDLTDPRLDTLPAAAIGARWGLHHPQGFNRAFRAMFGLPPAEYRRTARNANQPRTDR; from the coding sequence ATGTCCAACGCGCACCTGCCCGCACAGGACCGGTTCGCCTTCTGGGCCGACCTCGTGTCGACGCAGCTCGCACGGATGCGGCTCACCAGCCCGATCGCCTCACGCGACTTCGTCGCCCGCGCGTCACTGACCCAGGCGGGCCCGGTACGGGTGGCCTGGTTCCGCAGCCCGCCGGCCCACCTCTCCCGCACCTGGGCGGACGTCCGGGCCGACGACCCCGGCGTCTACCAACTGATGCTGGTCACCGGGGGAGCCCCGCTCTGGATCCAGCAGCGCCGACAGGACTCGGGGCTCCTGCACGGCGCGCTCACCCTGTTCGACCTGTCCGAGCCGTTTTGCGGCAGCGTCCCCGACCGGGGCCACGACACCGAGGTGATCATCGCCCAGATCCCCCACACCGCCCTCCCCCTCCCCGTGGACCGCGCCCGCCGCGCCCTCGCCCTCCCGTTCGCCGCGTCCGGCATCGGCGGCATCCTCGCCGACCACATGACCTCGATCCGCACCCACGGCCCCGACTGCGACCCCCGGGACCTGGAACGCATGGGCCTCCTGACGGCCGACCTGGCGGGCGCGCTCATCGCCCGCCGCCTCGACGCCTACCCCCAACTCCCGCCCCAGACCCGCCAGGACGTCATGCGCGCCCGCATCCTCGCCTTCATCGACCTCAACCTCGCCGACCCCGACCTCGACCCCGCCGCGATCGCCGCGTTCCACCACCTCTCCCTGCGCACCCTGCACACCCTCTTCCACCGCCACGACGAAGGAACGGTCGCCGCCCTCATCCGGCGCCGACGCCTGGAACGCTGCCGCACCGACCTCACCGACCCCCGCCTCGACACCCTCCCGGCCGCCGCGATCGGCGCCCGCTGGGGCCTCCACCACCCCCAGGGCTTCAACAGAGCCTTCCGCGCGATGTTCGGCCTGCCCCCGGCCGAATACCGCCGCACCGCACGGAACGCCAACCAACCACGCACCGACCGGTAA
- a CDS encoding RICIN domain-containing protein: MQKAAARRWAIAAATAALSALPLATPAQARADVFHFDGQNNATRRCMDDSFAYGLRAFGCNRLDFQQFRHSDGIWGGDRYYHELRNKVTGRCVDDSFAYGLRAFDCNGQAFQQWAVSSGSGGSTFKNRATGRCVDDSFAYGLRAFDCNGTTFQKWWGVHAN; encoded by the coding sequence ATGCAGAAAGCCGCCGCACGCCGATGGGCCATCGCCGCCGCGACCGCCGCGCTCAGCGCACTGCCGCTCGCCACGCCCGCGCAGGCCCGCGCGGACGTCTTCCACTTCGACGGTCAGAACAACGCGACCCGCCGCTGCATGGACGACAGCTTCGCGTACGGCCTGCGGGCGTTCGGCTGCAACCGGCTGGACTTCCAGCAGTTCCGGCACTCCGACGGGATCTGGGGCGGCGACCGCTACTACCACGAGCTGCGCAACAAGGTCACCGGCCGGTGCGTCGACGACAGCTTCGCCTACGGGCTGCGGGCCTTCGACTGCAACGGCCAGGCGTTCCAGCAGTGGGCGGTGAGCAGCGGCTCCGGCGGATCGACCTTCAAGAACCGGGCCACCGGCCGGTGCGTCGACGACAGTTTCGCGTACGGCCTGCGCGCGTTCGACTGCAACGGCACCACCTTCCAGAAGTGGTGGGGAGTCCACGCGAACTGA
- a CDS encoding DMT family transporter produces MDTPSPSFTRLLPGVVGMTLVGSSVTVSRALVDAPLFTAQAVRYLAATAILLAMARLAGVRLVRPRGWEWLWLSGLALVGLVLFNVAVVQGVKHAEPAAIAVAVACVPLVLGVVGPLLEGRRPSRQVLVAAPVVMAGAVLVEGTGRTDAVGVGWALVTLACEAGFTLLAVPVLRRHSAWGVSVHATWLGGAMLTVLGMVTEGPFAVRELTGDDWAAAGYLAVLVTAVAFVLWYSTVRAVGSGRAGLLTGIAPVAAAGVGAVSGGGVPGAFVWVGIGVVVSGLVLGLRPRAETIAAGRTGTAVRSTSG; encoded by the coding sequence ATGGACACCCCTTCCCCCTCGTTCACCCGGCTTCTTCCGGGTGTGGTGGGCATGACGCTGGTGGGCAGCAGCGTCACTGTCTCGCGGGCGCTCGTCGATGCCCCGCTGTTCACCGCGCAGGCCGTCCGCTATCTCGCGGCGACGGCGATCCTCCTCGCCATGGCCCGCCTCGCCGGCGTCCGGCTGGTCCGGCCCCGGGGGTGGGAATGGCTCTGGCTGAGCGGGCTCGCGCTCGTCGGGCTCGTCCTGTTCAACGTCGCCGTCGTCCAGGGCGTCAAACACGCCGAGCCCGCCGCGATCGCCGTCGCGGTGGCCTGTGTGCCGCTGGTCCTCGGCGTCGTGGGGCCGCTCCTCGAAGGGCGCCGGCCCAGCCGTCAGGTGCTCGTGGCCGCGCCGGTCGTCATGGCGGGCGCGGTGCTCGTCGAGGGGACCGGGCGTACGGACGCGGTGGGGGTCGGGTGGGCCCTCGTCACCCTCGCCTGCGAGGCCGGGTTCACCCTGCTGGCCGTGCCGGTGCTGCGGCGGCACTCCGCGTGGGGGGTGTCCGTCCACGCGACGTGGCTGGGCGGGGCGATGCTGACCGTACTCGGCATGGTCACCGAAGGCCCGTTCGCCGTGCGGGAGTTGACCGGTGACGACTGGGCCGCCGCGGGGTATCTGGCGGTCCTGGTGACCGCCGTCGCCTTCGTCCTGTGGTACTCGACGGTACGTGCCGTCGGCTCGGGGCGGGCGGGACTCCTCACCGGCATCGCGCCGGTGGCCGCGGCGGGCGTGGGCGCCGTGTCGGGGGGCGGGGTGCCGGGGGCGTTCGTGTGGGTGGGGATCGGGGTGGTGGTGAGCGGACTGGTGCTGGGACTGCGGCCACGGGCCGAGACCATCGCCGCCGGCCGTACGGGGACGGCGGTGCGCTCCACGTCCGGCTGA
- a CDS encoding PLP-dependent aminotransferase family protein — MDAMGRSRKSPSEGSKNGSDFLQLDISRVPPGSRTAWLADTLREAIADGRLPVGTRLPASRVLAADLRITRGVVTEAYRRLGESGQIAGRGRLGTLVVAAPAPPADASPASHPAHAPFPAQDHNGSVDTLRALPCRIDLSPGVPDLAAFPRTAWLRAERAVLASAGPADFGYGDPRGTPALRRAVVGWLARNRGIRAHPDEVVIVAGVAQALNLLGQLLRADGVHRVAVEDPGSLGARQQWEYAGHTTVPVPVDDGGLDVGVLRACGARAVLLTPAHQFPTGVVLDGERRRELLEWAADGGLVIEDDYDAEHRYDRPPVPALRSLMPEGVCHTGSVSKLLAPALRVGWLLVPPARHAALVDAKRYADLGNGVLTQLVLARLMDSGDLERHLRHVRTRHRRRRDMMLRAIAAHLPGARVHGAAAGLHLMITFDGPASDGPAFDDTALAAASLARGVKTHPLSWHRMTPGPPGLVLGYAAGPAHEIDEGIAVIGACLRDLGKRRAGTKPGPPP, encoded by the coding sequence ATGGATGCCATGGGTAGGTCCAGGAAATCGCCGTCCGAGGGGTCCAAAAACGGCTCGGACTTCCTCCAGCTCGACATCAGCCGGGTCCCGCCCGGCAGCCGCACCGCCTGGCTCGCCGACACCCTCCGCGAGGCCATCGCCGACGGCCGCCTCCCCGTCGGCACCCGCCTGCCCGCGAGCCGCGTCCTGGCCGCGGACCTGCGGATCACCCGGGGCGTGGTCACCGAGGCGTACCGCAGGCTCGGCGAATCGGGCCAGATCGCGGGACGGGGCCGGCTCGGCACACTCGTGGTCGCCGCCCCCGCCCCGCCCGCCGACGCGAGCCCGGCCTCCCACCCCGCCCACGCTCCCTTCCCCGCCCAGGACCACAACGGCAGCGTCGACACCCTCCGCGCCCTCCCCTGCCGCATCGACCTCTCCCCGGGCGTCCCCGACCTCGCCGCCTTCCCCCGCACCGCCTGGCTCCGGGCCGAACGCGCCGTCCTCGCGAGCGCCGGCCCCGCCGACTTCGGCTACGGCGACCCGCGCGGCACTCCCGCCCTGCGCAGGGCCGTCGTCGGCTGGCTCGCCCGCAACCGCGGCATCCGCGCCCACCCGGACGAGGTGGTGATCGTCGCCGGCGTCGCCCAGGCCCTCAACCTGCTGGGCCAGCTCCTCAGGGCGGACGGCGTCCACCGCGTCGCCGTCGAGGACCCCGGCTCACTGGGCGCCCGCCAGCAGTGGGAGTACGCCGGCCACACCACCGTCCCCGTCCCCGTGGACGACGGCGGCCTGGACGTCGGTGTGCTGCGGGCCTGCGGCGCGCGGGCCGTGCTGCTGACGCCGGCCCACCAGTTCCCCACGGGCGTCGTCCTGGACGGGGAACGCCGGCGCGAACTGCTGGAGTGGGCGGCGGACGGCGGCCTGGTCATCGAGGACGACTACGACGCCGAGCACCGCTACGACCGCCCGCCGGTCCCGGCCCTGCGCTCCCTGATGCCCGAGGGCGTCTGCCACACGGGCAGCGTCTCCAAACTCCTCGCACCGGCCCTGCGCGTCGGCTGGCTCCTCGTCCCCCCGGCCCGCCACGCCGCCCTCGTCGACGCCAAGCGGTACGCCGACCTCGGCAACGGCGTCCTCACCCAGCTCGTGCTGGCCCGCCTGATGGACTCCGGCGACCTGGAACGCCACCTGCGCCACGTCCGCACCCGCCACCGCAGACGCCGCGACATGATGCTGCGCGCCATCGCCGCCCACCTGCCCGGCGCCCGCGTCCACGGCGCCGCCGCCGGCCTCCACCTGATGATCACCTTCGACGGCCCGGCCTCCGACGGTCCCGCTTTCGACGACACCGCCCTCGCCGCCGCCTCCCTGGCCCGGGGCGTCAAAACCCACCCCCTGTCCTGGCACCGCATGACCCCGGGTCCCCCCGGCCTCGTCCTCGGCTACGCGGCGGGCCCCGCTCACGAGATCGACGAGGGCATCGCCGTCATCGGCGCCTGCCTGCGGGACCTGGGCAAGAGGCGGGCCGGCACGAAGCCGGGCCCGCCCCCATGA